In Podospora pseudopauciseta strain CBS 411.78 chromosome 3, whole genome shotgun sequence, one genomic interval encodes:
- the SEC7 gene encoding guanine nucleotide exchange protein for ADP-robosylation factor (EggNog:ENOG503NU1X; BUSCO:EOG092602UY; COG:U) — MSSFAFVVSALDRIAQHAGRNKQLTELAEKALTALKENDQDLPDPEVVFAPLQLATKTGTVPLTTTALDCIGKLISYSYFTAPSARAPSQDGSEQAPLIERAIDTICDCFQGEGTPGEIQVQIVKSLLAAVLNDKIIVHGAGLLKAVRQVYNIFLLSRITSNQQIAQGTLTQMVGTVFERVKTRIHMREARAQLGQKPSHSSLTIDRSDDQDTQMEKGDNDEGATPLDEKSEAGAKLTLKDLEHRKSFDDSHMGDGPTMVSQVKPAKKSTRSVSEQSLAEAAHEDTPEALDAEDEAYIRDAYLIFRSFCNLSTKVLTPEQLYDMRGQGMRSKLISLHIVHTLLNNNIGVFTSPFCTITNTKSNEPTSFLQAIKYYLCLSITRNGASSVDRVFDVCCEIFWLMIKYLRAPFKKEIEVFLNEIYLALLARKNAPLSQKLAFVGILRRLCDDPRALVEMYLNYDCDRNVDNILQRIVEDLSKFATATIPITPMQEQQYEDSHAKNGAGEWQLKSVLPPPLTAAMITNPHDTDGDVPKEYAIKRVAIDSLVETLRSLLHWSEPGRPELNGGGGEVERRASSDEIRESIDPSMSENVPRIDTPIPPSTPVIDDDPDQLEKEKARKTALSNAIKIFNYKPKNGIKLLLRDGFIPSDKPEDIAQFLLREDRLDKAQIGEYLGEGDQKNIDIMHAFVDLMDFRKKRFVEALREFLQSFRLPGEAQKIDRFMLKFANRYMTGNPNAFANADTPYVLAYSVIMLNTDLHSSQVVKRMTKADFIKNNRGINDNADLPDEYLLGIYDDIQSNEIVLKSEREAAALAGTLPAQSTGIAAGFGQAFSNVGRDLQREAYVQQSEEIALRSEQLFRDLYRSQRKNASKAGTKFIPATSFKHVGPIFDVTWMSFFSALSGLMQGTHNLAINKLCLEGMKLATRIACFFDLATPREAFISVLKNIANLNNPQEMQAKNVEALKVILELGQTEGNRLKESWKDVLLCISQLDRLQLISGGVDESAVPDVSKARFVPQPAGRPDTADSRKSTSSSKKNRPRAHTGPQGVSLEIALESRSDEVIKSVDRIFTNSANLSREAIVHFARALTEVSWDEIRVSGSNESPRTYSLQKIVEISSYNMTRVRFEWTHIWDVLGEHFNRVGCHANYTIVVFALDALRQLSMRFMDIEELAGFKFQKDFLKPFEHVMSNSSDNRVKDMILHCLVQMIQARGENIRSGWRTMFGVFTVAARDPSENIVNLAYEHVIQVYKTRFGVIISQGAFTDLIVCLTEFSKNMKFQKKSLQAMETLKSIIPAMLRAPECPLSHRTKKVESDALVMEQQRGTSVEEGFWFPVLFAFHDVLMTGEDLEVRSNALNYFFESLLRYGGDFPSEFWDILWRQQLYPIFMVLRSRPEMTNALNHEELSVWLSTTMIQALRNMITLFTHYFDALEYMLDRFLELLALCICQENDTIARIGSNCLQQLILQNVTKFTPEHWSKIVGAFCELFERTTAYQLFSATTINSTASLSPPPNGLDFGAALSPTSEAHPVDEKSLKINGTESNGHVSDTEAPPIVVESSPETDASPASANPSAMAATPITPQLEEFKPTNTLQQQPVVVTAARRKFFNRIISRCVLQLLMIETVNELFSNDAVYAQIPSAELLRLMALLKKSFLFAKRFNADKELRMRLWREGFMKQPPNLLKQESGSAATYVAILFRMFGDKSPQRQDSKGDVEAALVPLCQDIIRGYITLDEESQHRNIVAWRPVVVDVLEGFAGFPEESFREHIKNFYPLVVELLGKELGSELRGALLGVLRRVGEVGLGIENMGLCTAGLNGEGGQVGGHHGRSHSVFSVQAGHQGDGGEDPSSRFMGRG, encoded by the exons ATGAGCTCTTTCGCATTTGTGGTGTCCGCCTTGGACAGAATCGCCCAACATGCCGGCCGCAACAAGCAACTGACCGAGCTTGCCGAAAAGGCACTTACTGCCCTCAAAGAAAACGACCAGGACCTCCCGGACCCCGAAGTTGTCTTTGCGCCCCTGCAACTGGCCACCAAAACAGGCACCGTCCCTCTCACGACAACCGCGCTCGACTGCATTGGCAAGCTCATCTCGTATTCCTACTTCACAGCGCCCTCCGCCCGCGCCCCATCACAAGATGGCTCCGAACAGGCGCCGCTCATTGAGCGTGCCATTGATACAATCTGCGATTGCTTCCAGGGAGAGGGAACCCCGGGCGAGATCCAGGTGCAGATTGTCAAGTCTCTGCTTGCGGCGGTGCTCAACGACAAGATCATTGTGCACGGCGCAGGGCTGTTGAAGGCGGTGCGACAGGTCTACAACATCTTCTTGCTCTCCAGGATTACCTCCAACCAGCAAATTGCCCAGGGGACGCTCACACAGATGGTTGGCACTGTCTTTGAGAGAGTCAAGACCCGGATACACATGAGAGAGGCACGGGCGCAACTGGGACAAAAGCCCAGCCACAGCAGCCTGACCATTGATCGATCAGACGACCAGGATACACAGATGGAGAAGGGCGATAACGATGAGGGAGCCACACCGCTGGACGAAAAGAGCGAGGCTGGCGCGAAGCTCACGCTCAAGGATCTTGAACACCGCAAGAGTTTCGACGACTCTCACATGGGCGACGGGCCTACCATGGTGTCCCAGGTCAAGCCGGCAAAGAAATCAACAAGATCAGTTTCGGAGCAGAGTTTGGCAGAGGCGGCGCACGAGGACACGCCCGAGGCGCTggatgccgaggacgaggcctACATCAGGGATGCCTACCTCATCTTCCGATCCTTCTGCAACCTGTCCACCAAGGTCCTGACCCCAGAACAGCTCTACGACATGCGCGGTCAAGGAATGCGCTCCAAACTGATATCTCTCCATATTGTTCACACGTTGCTGAATAACAACATCGGCGTCTTTACCTCTCCGTTCTgtaccatcaccaacacaaaGAGCAACGAGCCTACGAGCTTCTTACAGGCCATTAAATACTACCTATGTCTCAGCATCACCCGCAACGGCGCAAGCTCTGTGGATAGGGTGTTTGATGTGTGCTGTGAGATTTTCTGGCTCATGATCAAGTACCTCCGAGCTCCCTTCAAG AAAGAGATTGAGGTATTCCTTAATGAAATTTATCTTGCTCTCCTGGCCCGGAAGAACGCCCCTCTTTCTCAAAAGCTCGCCTTTGTTGGCATCCTGAGGAGGTTGTGTGATGACCCTCGGGCCTTGGTGGAAATGTATCTCAACTATGACTGTGACAGAAATGTGGACAACATTCTCCAAAGGATAGTGGAGGACCTGTCCAAGTTCGCAACAGCCACGATACCGATAACGCCGATGCAAGAACAGCAATATGAGGACAGCCATGCTAAGAACGGGGCTGGCGAGTGGCAGCTCAAGAGTGTcttaccccctccccttacTGCCGCCATGATCACAAACCCACACGATACGGATGGTGATGTTCCCAAGGAATATGCGATCAAGCGAGTAGCCATTGACTCGTTGGTTGAAACGTTGCGGTCACTGCTTCATTGGTCAGAGCCTGGCCGACCTGAGCTCaatggtggcggtggggaggtaGAAAGAAGAGCGTCCAGCGATGAGATCAGGGAATCGATTGATCCCTCCATGAGCGAGAACGTACCCCGCATCGACACACCAATCCCGCCATCGACCCCGGTGATTGACGACGACCCAGACcagctggagaaggaaaaggcaagAAAGACTGCGTTGAGCAACGCCATCAAGATCTTCAATTATAAGCCCAAAAATGGCATCAAGCTTCTGCTCAGGGATGGCTTCATTCCAAGCGACAAGCCTGAAGACATCGCCCAGTTCTTGCTGCGCGAGGATAGGCTGGACAAGGCGCAAATCGGAGAATACCTGGGAGAAGGCGACCAAAAGAACATCGACATCATGCACGCCTTTGTTGACCTGATGGATTTCCGAAAGAAGCGCTTCGTCGAGGCTCTGAGGGAGTTTTTGCAGTCTTTCCGTCTGCCTGGTGAAGCCCAGAAGATTGATCGCTTCATGTTGAAGTTTGCCAACAGATACATGACCGGCAACCCCAATGCTTTTGCCAACGCGGACACTCCTTACGTGCTTGCTTACTCGGTCATCATGCTAAATACCGATTTGCACAGCTCCCAAGTCGTCAAGCGGATGACCAAGGCTGACTTTATCAAAAACAATCGGGGTATCAACGACAATGCTGATTTGCCGGACGAGTATCTCTTGGGCATCTACGATGACATCCAAAGCAACGAGATCGTTTTGAAGAGTGAGCGAGAAGCCGCAGCTCTTGCAGGTACTCTTCCTGCGCAGTCGACCGGTATCGCGGCTGGATTCGGCCAGGCCTTCTCGAATGTTGGGAGAGACCTGCAGCGCGAGGCGTACGTCCAGCAATCGGAGGAGATTGCGCTGCGCTCAGAACAGTTGTTCAGGGACCTCTACCGCAGCCAGCGGAAGAATGCCTCCAAGGCTGGCACAAAGTTCATCCCAGCAACATCTTTCAAGCATGTTGGGCCAATCTTTGATGTCACTTGgatgtccttcttctctgccCTTTCCGGCTTGATGCAGGGGACACACAACCTTGCTATCAACAAGCTGTGCTTGGAAGGCATGAAGCTGGCCACCAGGATCGCTTGTTTCTTTGATCTGGCCACTCCCCGGGAGGCCTTCATCTCGGTGCTCAAGAATATCGCCAATCTCAACAATCCACAAGAGATGCAGGCCAAGAACGTTGAGGCTCTCAAGGTCATCTTGGAGCTTGGCCAGACAGAAGGAAACCGGCTCAAGGAGTCCTGGAAGGATGTTCTGCTCTGCATCAGCCAACTTGATCGGCTGCAGCTCATCTCTGGTGGCGTGGACGAAAGTGCTGTTCCAGACGTTTCCAAGGCACGATTTGTCCCACAACCAGCTGGACGACCAGACACGGCCGACTCTCGAAAGTCTACATCCTCTTCCAAGAAGAACAGGCCACGAGCCCACACCGGCCCACAAGGAGTATCGCTCGAGATTGCACTCGAAAGCCGATCTGATGAGGTGATCAAGAGCGTCGACAGGATATTTACAAACAGCGCCAACCTGTCGAGAGAAGCCATCGTTCACTTTGCCCGCGCCTTGACCGAAGTCAGCTGGGATGAGATCAGAGTGTCTGGGTCAAATGAGTCTCCTCGCACTTACAGTCTGCAAAAGATTGTAGAGATTAGTTCTTACAACATGACGCGTGTCAGGTTTGAGTGGACTCACATTTGGGACGTTCTTGGTGAACACTTCAACCGAGTAGGATGCCACGCCAACTACACGATTGTCGTTTTTGCCCTGGATGCTCTCCGTCAGCTTTCGATGCGTTTCATGGATATCGAGGAACTTGCTGGTTTCAAGTTCCAAAAAGACTTCCTCAAGCCCTTTGAGCACGTCATGTCCAACTCAAGCGACAACAGAGTCAAGGACATGATCCTTCACTGCCTGGTTCAAATGATCCAGGCTCGGGGAGAGAACATCCGCTCCGGTTGGAGGACGATGTTTGGGGTCTTTACCGTGGCCGCAAGGGACCCATCAGAGAACATTGTCAACCTCGCCTACGAGCACGTCATTCAGGTCTACAAGACCAGGTTTGGCGTCATCATTTCTCAGGGCGCCTTCACCGATCTTATTGTATGCTTGACGGAATTCTCCAAGAACATGAAGTTCCAGAAGAAGAGTCTTCAGGCAATGGAGACGCTCAAGTCAATCATTCCGGCCATGCTCAGGGCGCCTGAATGCCCGCTCTCTCACAGGACTAAGAAGGTCGAGTCCGATGCTTTGGTCATGGAACAGCAGAGAGGCACCTCGGTCGAGGAAGGGTTCTGGTTCCCGGTCCTGTTTGCTTTCCATGATGTCTTGATGACAGGTGAAGACCTCGAGGTCCGGTCCAATGCATTGAACTACTTTTTTGAATCGCTTCTGCGGTATGGTGGGGACTTCCCCTCGGAGTTTTGGGATATTCTTTGGAGACAGCAGCTTTATCCCATTTTTATGGTTCTCCGCTCGAGGCCAGAGATGACCAATGCGCTCAACCACGAGGAGCTGTCGGTGTGGCTCTCAACAACCATGATCCAAGCCCTTCGCAACATGATCACGCTCTTCACTCACTACTTTGACGCCCTCGAGTACATGTTGGACCGGTTTTTGGAGCTCCTGGCTCTCTGCATTTGCCAGGAGAACGACACCATTGCTCGAATTGGCAGCAACTGTCTGCAGCAGCTCATTCTCCAGAACGTCACCAAGTTCACTCCCGAGCACTGGTCCAAGATCGTCGGTGCCTTTTGCGAGCTGTTTGAGAGGACGACAGCATACCAGCTCTTttccgccaccaccatcaactcaACCGCTTCGTTGTCGCCACCTCCCAACGGGCTGGACTTTGGTGCTGCCCTGAGCCCAACCTCGGAGGCTCACCCAGTCGACGAGAAGTCTCTCAAAATCAACGGCACAGAGTCCAACGGCCACGTTTCTGACACCGAAGCGCCACCCATCGTGGTGGAAAGCAGCCCAGAAACAGACGCCTCACCTGCCTCCGCCAACCCCTCGGCCATGGCAGCCACCCCAATCACCCCCCAACTGGAAGAATTCAAGCCCACCAACAcgctccagcagcagccggtAGTCGTCACAGCCGCCCGGCGCAAGTTTTTTAACCGTATCATCTCCCGCTgcgtcctccagctcctcatgATTGAAACGGTCAACGAGCTCTTCTCCAACGACGCCGTCTACGCGCAGATTCCCTCCGCCGAACTCTTGCGCTTGATGGCCCTCCTCAAGAaatccttcctcttcgccaaGCGCTTCAACGCGGATAAGGAGCTGCGGATGAGGCTCTGGAGGGAAGGGTTCATGAAGCAGCCTCCCAACCTGCTCAAGCAAGAATCCGGCAGCGCGGCAACGTACGTCGCGATTTTGTTTAGGATGTTTGGGGACAAGTCACCTCAGCGACAGGACAGCaagggggatgtggaggcTGCGCTTGTGCCGCTTTGCCAGGATATTATACGGGGGTATATCACGCTGGATGAGGAGTCTCAGCACAGGAACATTGTGGCGTggaggccggtggtggtggatgtgctGGAGGGGTTTGCCGGGTTCCCGGAGGAGAGTTTCAGGGAGCATATCAAGAACTTTTACCCCTTGGTTGTGGAGTTGTTGGGGAAGGAGTTGGGCAGTGAGCTGAGGGGGGCGTTGCTTGGGGTTTTGAGAcgggtgggggaggttgggttgggaatTGAGAATATGGGGCTTTGTACTGCTGGGTtgaatggggagggtgggcaAGTGGGGGGACACCATGGGAGGAGTCATAGTGTTTTTAGTGTGCAGGCTGGTCATcagggggatgggggggaggatccGTCTAGTAGGTTTATGGGACGGGGGTGA
- a CDS encoding hypothetical protein (EggNog:ENOG503NYGT), whose translation MDNVPISGLDELNNHLDDLIQDPNLAIIPKLFDDVELQLTDSNIPPLIPSLLPKLTQILQQYNDDPAVIVSLTIKLLRPISFTQVLQLASEDSLNQALTSPAPAAQLLGLTILHKAAKTPTDAAILSVMPSLVTSLLTAWLSSPKVEVGQKASKVIGDLLDIDCPRPPPPPPPAITTGTTPSHHELVLRRVPGKGELWKLIFHQPSTYNLLLDLISGRHPGTANNTSQLSLAQGRTLRILPRLAALNIDAIASSNILAPTPIHLTNGHLTDDDSDTEMNGAIRNENAAINPPQQGEGLLQYAALRMVDKRDALMHLNLVDFFEAFVSLMRITEYSAVKEAIVKGLLRDAVLHDDMLRGALDTLPDRTVAEEADDLRAWLRVVMPPVAEVPLR comes from the coding sequence ATGGATAACGTCCCCATCTCTGGGCTCGACGAGCTCAACAACCATCTTGACGACCTTATTCAAGATCCAAACCTCGCCATCATCCCCAAGCTCTTCGATGATGTTGAGCTTCAGCTCACAGACTCCAACATCCCGCCTCTCATCCCCTCACTCCTCCCCAAGCTCACTCAAATCCTCCAACAATACAACGACGACCCAGCCGTGATCGTCTCCCTGACCatcaagctcctccgccCTATATCCTTCACCCAAGTCCTCCAGCTCGCCTCCGAAGACTCCCTCAACCAagccctcacctcccccgccccagCAGCCCAACTCCTAGGCCTGACCATCCTCCACAAAGCCGCCAAAACCCCCACTGATgccgccatcctctccgTCATGCCCTCCCtcgtcacctccctcctcacagcctggctctcctccccaaaagtAGAAGTCGGCCAAAAAGCCTCCAAAGTCATAGGAGACCTCCTAGACATCGACTGCCCccgtccaccacccccaccacccccagcaaTCACCACCGGAACCACCCCTTCTCATCACGAACTCGTCCTCCGCCGCGTCCCCGGCAAGGGTGAACTCTGGAAACTCATCTTCCACCAACCATCCACctacaacctcctcctcgacctcatCTCAGGCCGCCATCCAGGAACAGCAAACAACACCTCCCagctctccctcgcccaagGGAGGACCCTCCGTATCCTACCCCGCTTGGCAGCCTTGAACATTGACGCCATCGCTTCATCTAACATCCTGGCCCCAACACCCATCCACCTCACCAATGGCCATCTAACGGATGATGACTCCGACACGGAAATGAACGGCGCAATAAGAAATGAAAACGCGGCCATtaaccctccccaacaaggAGAGGGGTTGCTGCAGTACGCAGCGTTGAGGATGGTTGACAAGAGGGACGCGCTGATGCACCTCAACCTGGTGGACTTTTTCGAGGCGTTTGTCAGTTTGATGCGGATAACCGAGTATTCGGCTGTCAAGGAGGCGATTGTCAAGGGTTTGCTGAGGGATGCGGTGCTGCATGATGATATGCTCAGGGGCGCGCTGGACACGTTGCCGGATCGGacggtggcggaggaggcggatgacTTGAGGGCGTGGTTGAGGGTGGTTATGCCTCCGGTTGCGGAGGTGCCGTTGCGTTGA
- the RPC31 gene encoding DNA-directed RNA polymerase III subunit C31 (EggNog:ENOG503P5M4; COG:K), producing the protein MFRGGRGGRGRGRGGPMMGNRREIAQNSVPWAIDPKDGIFIDGKPSDTYPVWNVPKPPTLTKKEEKQLDYFLIFREQAHDSPLYTEPPPRSKDSRKRAYGQAQINSRYADESKATIDPFTAIETYSKRFERKKRTLPDFSNLPFAKEFFPTELHATLDGLDDPNADRKRRRTGPKKLAVSNITSYGAGDLDEDGDEVNGEPDFRKALELLDNVEKLDGEDAFLSGEEDEWGNEDEDNEDAADAEAADQYEDESEDDYNAEQYFENDDDDYGDDGGDDGGEGVF; encoded by the exons ATGTTCAgaggtgggcgaggaggtcgtGGCCGTGGCCGCGGCGGTCCCATGATGGGCAACAGGCGCGAGATCGCACAAAACAGCGTTCCATGGGCCATTGACCCCAAAGACGGCATCTTCATCGACGGAAAACCCAGTGATACCTACCCA GTCTGGAACGtcccaaaaccaccaaccctcaccaaaaaagaagagaaacaGCTCGATTActtcctcatcttccgcGAGCAAGCCCACGACAGCCCTCTCTACACAGAGCCCCCTCCGCGATCAAAAGACTCGCGGAAGCGCGCCTACGGCCAGGCCCAAATCAACTCCCGCTACGCCGACGAGAGCAAAGCGACGATAGACCCCTTCACAGCCATCGAGACGTACAGCAAGCGGTTCGAGCGCAAGAAGCGCACCCTCCCTGATTTCAGCAACCTCCCTTTTGCCAAGGAGTTCTTCCCAACCGAGCTACACGCGACATTGGACGGTCTTGACGATCCGAATGCCGATAGAAAGAGACGCAGGACAGGGCCCAAGAAGTTGGCCGTGTCCAACATTACGAGCTACGGTGCGGGGGAtttggatgaggatggtgacGAGGTCAATGGGGAGCCGGACTTCCGTAAGGCTCTGGAGCTGCTCGATAATGTCGAGAAGctggatggagaggatgcGTTCTTgtcgggcgaggaggatgaatgGGGTAATGAAGATGAGGATAATGAGGATGCGGCGGATGCCGAGGCTGCGGATCAGTACGAGGACGAGTCGGAAGATGATTACAACGCGGAGCAGTACTTTGAgaatgacgatgatgattatggggatgacgggggtgatgatggtggcgaGGGTGTGTTTTAG